One genomic segment of Polyodon spathula isolate WHYD16114869_AA chromosome 17, ASM1765450v1, whole genome shotgun sequence includes these proteins:
- the LOC121329771 gene encoding centrosomal protein of 170 kDa protein B-like isoform X5 translates to MSVTSWFLVSSSGTRHRLPREMIFVGREDCELMLQSRSVDKQHAVINYDLATDEHLVKDLGSLNGTFVNDLRIPDQTYITLKLNDVIRFGYDAHVYVLERSQHRVPEEALKHEKYTSQLHMNIKAPDGKKAEQTDETESGAESPRAKLEKGDPKGLPETTTSRPTPLYGQPSWWGEDDAGNKVPPTEGTRPEEIHSEGPKETARHDLEINGTIADYRDSPGKSIYAYRREPSYFEIPTKEFQQHHKSPEAEVHEIPTKDTDNAPSPVPATTPPVVQSHASFTIEFDNCTPGKIKIRDHVTKFSMRQRQFGKDLAAAPTEVMSAESKVADWLVHNDPSLMRRKPPCDDVYSTKSDLPVYIKTLQVNRHEDGTQSDSEDPILSEKPNKQTTPEEEPLNSPPESHSSLQSQTKLETQESLNQQAFVIEFFDNPRKKRSQSFTHNSVNGDSYSALKAKLEKRKVATASTQHTSGPVKSAAGPQRSSSLKREKTEDRLSSGSSLFSSRTPVTVKPFGSVGKKSKLAQDFAAELLKAQSVTTLAVATPASEKPIPQPVSAPPVMESAPPQLPTPPPAQPVSPFLTVAPLAAPLAFPLAVRSLDMKPGKLGRNEEDDSLSDAGTYTIETETQDKEVEEARNMIDQARHVGPVPPGGPKWVSRWASLADSYGNSGPTSGLHDLQQHGDVTDGGRRIGHPPIMSRTAEHTESDSTQSARTRRLLPQVPPAEKSESPTPSIVIRPDPYPSYGVPERGSGTPRQQESAQRLCVQDDLDPDSLSDASKSDDGSAVQKNKKHRTGRGIDKTKPEKLWTDNTNVQRLEEKPAVTGTRATSFYIGSKETPSKQTSGHGHTVSRADSEPEISSKPASSTVLGKHLAKLDAKETGKQSVLVQKICLQEKEAVTPKESSTSFVRQESFTKDRPSDDVPINKLPHISSHPALKDLDVRHAYGTDCSQDTQLFLKDTENALAALEAKFHSHGPHRCQKSETSITQMEDSLSGESDVDTASTVSHVSSKKNTVSAVPQKRYINSLQKEKSSSTPSIQDQYGPTSARERLSEKRRTQMSEGGTKADSTKRFQLRRSTGNRGSLDFTEDVRSTSLPYWPDSFSSDHESSSRPTMRKKLIAQPQKEDPSKVPKSVVYQALTRSNSLSAPRPTRASMLRRARLGEASDNESTETDRVSLNSDASGPSKPPTDSKKLSRLDLLAMPRKRTGSFTMPSDTETSTSRSGFSNRSMEFSSSIRKSVAAEAKPTAKRTPGAGVKQPVSRGRSSSARYSSATSSSRRRQKGSDYISTSDEEYESSHTSPKHKRSHASTATQTSRAQAAERRKVQSRETEEEEEDEEADPYQHWSSHSAEIAKLSQDLAKDLAILAREIHDVAGDGDSQSSSGTGPSTSLSSVPNTPASTMSAREENALPSPQATLSSQLVQHIPEASLNFQKVPPGSTGLKKELDQNMNDRDLKRRSWSREEVILDNLMLNPVSQLSQAIRENTEQLAEKMKILFQNRTGNWQDIEAKMYSENEVPILKTSNKEIMSILKELRRVQKQLEVINTIIDPSGNPDLGSRAFSIGAPPASARGRTGPSGSSPRDSKSPAQRGSCQSSNANTRGKREACAEEESYIV, encoded by the exons ATGAGTGTGACGTCATGGTTCCTGGTCAGCAGCTCTGGCACCCGGCACCGTCTCCCTCGAGAGATGATCTTCGTGGGCCGGGAGGACTGTGAACTCATGCTGCAG TCCCGCAGCGTCGACAAGCAGCATGCGGTAATCAACTACGACTTGGCCACAGACGAGCATCTTGTGAAGGACCTGGGAAGTCTGAATGGG ACCTTTGTGAATGATTTAAGAATTCCAGACCAGACCTACATAACCCTAAAACTGAACGATGTGATACGGTTTGGATATG ATGCACATGTTTATGTGCTGGAAAGGAGTCAACACAGAGTACCTGAAGAGGCGTTAAAG CACGAGAAGTACACAAGCCAGCTTCATATGAACATCAAGGCGCCAGATGGGAAGAAAGCAGAACAGACTGATGAAACGGAGAGCGGGGCAGAGTCCCCCAGGGCTAAACTGGAGAAGGGAGACCCCAAAGGACTGCCAG AGACTACCACATCCCGGCCCACGCCTCTCTACGGCCAGCCATCGTGGTGGGGAGAAGACGACGCTGGAAACAAAGTGCCGCCCACAGAAGGGACACGACCAGAGGAAATACACTCCG AGGGCCCGAAAGAGACGGCCAGACATGACCTAGAAATCAATGGGACCATTGCAGATTACCGGGACTCCCCGGGTAAGTCTATCTACGCCTACCGCCGGGAGCCCAGTTACTTCGAAATCCCCACCAAGGAGTTCCAGCAGCACCACAAGTCCCCAGAGGCAGAGGTGCATGAGATCCCCACCAAGGACACCGACAATGCCCCCTCCCCTGTCCCAGCCACTACGCCCCCCGTGGTCCAGAGCCACGCCTCGTTCACCATCGAGTTTGACAATTGCACCCCCGGCAAGATAAAGATCAGGGACCACGTTACCAAGTTCTCCATGCGCCAGCGGCAGTTTGGCAAGGACCTGGCAGCAGCCCCCACCGAGGTGATGTCAGCGGAGAGCAAGGTGGCCGACTGGCTGGTCCACAACGATCCCAGCTTGATGAGGAGGAAGCCCCCCTGCGACGATGTGTACAGCACTAAGAGCGACCTGCCCGTTTACATCAAGACGCTTCAAG TCAACAGACACGAAGACGGGACCCAGAGCGACTCGGAGGACCCCATCCTGTCGGAGAAACCCAATAAGCAGACCACTCCTGAGGAGGAGCCACTTAATTCGCCACCCGAGTCTCACTCATCTCTCCAGAGCCAAACCAAACTGGAAACCCAGGAGTCACTCAACCAGCAGGCCTTCGTTATAGAGTTCTTTGACAATCCCCGCAAGAAGAGGTCGCAGTCGTTCACCCACAATTCCGTGAACGGTGATTCCTACTCCGCACTCAAAGCCAAGCTGGAAAAACGGAAAGTGGCCACAGCCTCGACGCAACACACAAGCGGGCCGGTGAAGAGTGCGGCAGGCCCCCAGAGGTCCAGCTCACTCAAACGAGAGAAGACAGAAGACCGTCTCAGCTCAGGCTCCTCCTTGTTCTCCTCCCGCACGCCAGTGACCGTGAAGCCCTTTGGCAGCGTGGGGAAGAAATCCAAGCTGGCCCAGGACTTTGCGGCAGAGTTATTGAAAGCTCAAAGTGTCACCACTCTGGCTGTCGCTACCCCCGCCTCTGAAAAACCAATCCCTCAGCCAGTGTCTGCTCCCCCAGTGATGGAGTCTGCTCCTCCCCAACTTCCAACTCCCCCTCCCGCTCAGCCTGTCTCCCCGTTTTTGACGGTTGCACCCCTGGCTGCACCTCTTGCGTTTCCCCTTGCAGTTCGGTCCCTGGACATGAAACCAGGAAAACTGGGCCGGAATGAGGAGGACGACAGCCTGAGTGATGCAGGGACCTACACCATCGAGACGGAAACACAGGACAAAGAGGTGGAGGAAGCTCGGAACATGATCGACCAG GCTCGACACGTAGGGCCGGTTCCTCCAGGAGGGCCGAAGTGGGTATCCAGGTGGGCCAGTCTGGCAGACAGCTACGGCAACTCTGGACCCACCAGCGGCTTGCATGATCTGCAGCAGCATGGGGATGTTACAGACGGAG GTAGGAGAATCGGTCACCCGCCCATAATGAGTAGGACTGCAGAACATACAGAATCAGACAGTACCCAGTCTGCAAGAACAAGAAGACTCCTTCCTCAAGTTCCACCAGCAGAAAAGTCTGAAAGCCCCACACCCAGTATTGTAATCCGGCCGGACCCTTATCCCAGCTACGGGGTTCCTGAAAGAGGGAGTGGAACACCGCGGCAGCAGGAATCAGCTCAGAGGCTGTGCGTTCAGGATGACCTGGATCCCGACAGCCTGAGCGATGCAAGCAAGTCAGATGATGGTTCTGCAGTGCAGAAGAATAAGAAACACAGAACTGGGAGAGGCATTGACAAAACTAAACCAGAAAAGCTGTGGACTGATAACACCAATGTTCAGAGACTAGAAGAAAAACCTGCGGTGACAGGAACGAGAGCTACCTCTTTCTACATCGGATCTAAAGAGACGCCTTCAAAGCAGACCTCTGGGCATGGCCACACTGTGTCTCGAGCAGACAGTGAGCCCGAAATCTCATCCAAGCCTGCCAGTTCAACCGTTTTGGGGAAACATTTGGCCAAACTGGATGCCAAAGAAACAGGGAAACAGTCTGTCTTGGTCCAAAAGATCTGTTTGCAAGAGAAAGAAGCTGTGACTCCAAAAGAATCTTCTACTTCTTTTGTCAGACAGGAAAGCTTCACCAAAGACAGACCTAGTGATGATGTTCCAATAAACAAGCTCCCGCACATTTCTAGCCATCCAGCTCTGAAAGATCTTGATGTTAGGCACGCCTACGGTACAGATTGCAGCCAGGACACACAGCTGTTTCTCAAGGACACTGAAAATGCATTGGCGGCTTTGGAGGCAAAGTTCCATTCTCATGGGCCCCACAGATGCCAGAAATCTGAAACCTCCATAACCCAGATGGAAGACTCTTTGTCTGGTGAATCTGATGTTGACACAGCCAGTACGGTCAGCCATGtcagcagcaaaaaaaacactgtcagcGCCGTGCCGCAAAAGAGGTATATCAATAGTCTCCAAAAAGAGAAGTCCTCTTCAACGCCTTCCATCCAGGATCAGTATGGCCCAACCAGCGCTCGCGAGAGGCTCTCAGAAAAGCGCAGAACGCAAATGTCGGAGGGAGGGACCAAAGCGGACTCAACCAAGCGGTTCCAGCTGAGGCGTAGCACTGGGAACCGGGGCTCCTTGGACTTTACGGAAGATGTCCGGAGCACCAGCCTCCCATACTGGCCAGATTCCTTCTCTTCAGACCACGAATCAAGTTCCCGTCCAACAATGCGGAAGAAGCTCATCGCCCAGCCCCAGAAGGAAGACCCTAGCAAAGTCCCCAAGTCCGTGGTCTACCAGGCCCTCACCCGTTCAAACAGCTTGTCAGCACCTAGGCCTACCAGGGCATCCATGCTGCGCAGGGCCCGTCTGGGAGAGGCTTCTGATAACGAGAGTACCGAGACCGACCGTGTGTCTCTGAACTCAGACGCCTCTGGTCCTTCCAAACCTCCGACAGACAGCAAGAAGCTCTCTCGTCTGGACCTCTTGGCCATGCCAAGGAAGCGAACGGGCTCCTTCACAATGCCCAGTGACACAGAGACCTCCACGTCCAGGTCTGGCTTCTCTAATCGTAGTATGGAATTCAGCAGTTCAATTCGCAAGTCAGTTGCAGCGGAGGCCAAGCCCACAGCCAAGAGGACTCCAGGGGCAGGGGTAAAGCAGCCTGTCTCCAGGGGCCGGTCGAGCAGTGCCAGGTATTCCAGTGCTACATCCA GCTCCAGACGGCGCCAGAAGGGCTCCGATTATATCTCTACGTCAGATGAGGAGTATGAGTCCAGTCATACTTCCCCTAAACACAAACGCTCCCATGCTTCAACAGCCACGCAGACCTCCAGAGCCCAGGCTGCTGAGAGGCGCAAAGTGCAGTCCAGAGAgactgaggaagaggaggaggatgaagaggcTGACCCCTATCAACACTGGTCATCGCACAGCGCAGAGATAGCGAA GCTGAGTCAGGACCTGGCTAAAGACCTGGCGATCCTGGCCCGGGAGATCCACGATGTGGCTGGAGACGGAGACTCCCAGAGCTCTTCTGGCACTGGGCCCAGTACCTCCCTCAGCTCTGTACCCAACACCCCTGCATCAACCATGTCAGCCAGGGAAGAG AATGCATTGCCATCACCACAAGCAACCCTTTCATCACAG CTGGTCCAGCACATTCCCGAAGCCAGCTTAAACTTTCAGAAAGTCCCACCAGGTTCAACAGGGCTCAAGAAGGAACTCGACCAAAACATGAATGACCGTGACTTGAAACGTCGCTCTTGGAGCAGAGAAGAG gTCATTCTGGACAACCTGATGCTAAACCCTGTGTCGCAGCTCTCCCAAGCCATTCGAGAAAACACAGAGCAACTGGCAGA
- the LOC121329771 gene encoding centrosomal protein of 170 kDa protein B-like isoform X6 has product MNIKAPDGKKAEQTDETESGAESPRAKLEKGDPKGLPETTTSRPTPLYGQPSWWGEDDAGNKVPPTEGTRPEEIHSEGPKETARHDLEINGTIADYRDSPGKSIYAYRREPSYFEIPTKEFQQHHKSPEAEVHEIPTKDTDNAPSPVPATTPPVVQSHASFTIEFDNCTPGKIKIRDHVTKFSMRQRQFGKDLAAAPTEVMSAESKVADWLVHNDPSLMRRKPPCDDVYSTKSDLPVYIKTLQVNRHEDGTQSDSEDPILSEKPNKQTTPEEEPLNSPPESHSSLQSQTKLETQESLNQQAFVIEFFDNPRKKRSQSFTHNSVNGDSYSALKAKLEKRKVATASTQHTSGPVKSAAGPQRSSSLKREKTEDRLSSGSSLFSSRTPVTVKPFGSVGKKSKLAQDFAAELLKAQSVTTLAVATPASEKPIPQPVSAPPVMESAPPQLPTPPPAQPVSPFLTVAPLAAPLAFPLAVRSLDMKPGKLGRNEEDDSLSDAGTYTIETETQDKEVEEARNMIDQVFGVLESPEYTGVYRPVINDDREEHNSCRHSKSSTVDQKETPLQGYNPAVVSGPQIEGTGQARHVGPVPPGGPKWVSRWASLADSYGNSGPTSGLHDLQQHGDVTDGGRRIGHPPIMSRTAEHTESDSTQSARTRRLLPQVPPAEKSESPTPSIVIRPDPYPSYGVPERGSGTPRQQESAQRLCVQDDLDPDSLSDASKSDDGSAVQKNKKHRTGRGIDKTKPEKLWTDNTNVQRLEEKPAVTGTRATSFYIGSKETPSKQTSGHGHTVSRADSEPEISSKPASSTVLGKHLAKLDAKETGKQSVLVQKICLQEKEAVTPKESSTSFVRQESFTKDRPSDDVPINKLPHISSHPALKDLDVRHAYGTDCSQDTQLFLKDTENALAALEAKFHSHGPHRCQKSETSITQMEDSLSGESDVDTASTVSHVSSKKNTVSAVPQKRYINSLQKEKSSSTPSIQDQYGPTSARERLSEKRRTQMSEGGTKADSTKRFQLRRSTGNRGSLDFTEDVRSTSLPYWPDSFSSDHESSSRPTMRKKLIAQPQKEDPSKVPKSVVYQALTRSNSLSAPRPTRASMLRRARLGEASDNESTETDRVSLNSDASGPSKPPTDSKKLSRLDLLAMPRKRTGSFTMPSDTETSTSRSGFSNRSMEFSSSIRKSVAAEAKPTAKRTPGAGVKQPVSRGRSSSARYSSATSSSRRRQKGSDYISTSDEEYESSHTSPKHKRSHASTATQTSRAQAAERRKVQSRETEEEEEDEEADPYQHWSSHSAEIAKLSQDLAKDLAILAREIHDVAGDGDSQSSSGTGPSTSLSSVPNTPASTMSAREENALPSPQATLSSQLVQHIPEASLNFQKVPPGSTGLKKELDQNMNDRDLKRRSWSREEVILDNLMLNPVSQLSQAIRENTEQLAEKMKILFQNRTGNWQDIEAKMYSENEVPILKTSNKEIMSILKELRRVQKQLEVINTIIDPSGNPDLGSRAFSIGAPPASARGRTGPSGSSPRDSKSPAQRGSCQSSNANTRGKREACAEEESYIV; this is encoded by the exons ATGAACATCAAGGCGCCAGATGGGAAGAAAGCAGAACAGACTGATGAAACGGAGAGCGGGGCAGAGTCCCCCAGGGCTAAACTGGAGAAGGGAGACCCCAAAGGACTGCCAG AGACTACCACATCCCGGCCCACGCCTCTCTACGGCCAGCCATCGTGGTGGGGAGAAGACGACGCTGGAAACAAAGTGCCGCCCACAGAAGGGACACGACCAGAGGAAATACACTCCG AGGGCCCGAAAGAGACGGCCAGACATGACCTAGAAATCAATGGGACCATTGCAGATTACCGGGACTCCCCGGGTAAGTCTATCTACGCCTACCGCCGGGAGCCCAGTTACTTCGAAATCCCCACCAAGGAGTTCCAGCAGCACCACAAGTCCCCAGAGGCAGAGGTGCATGAGATCCCCACCAAGGACACCGACAATGCCCCCTCCCCTGTCCCAGCCACTACGCCCCCCGTGGTCCAGAGCCACGCCTCGTTCACCATCGAGTTTGACAATTGCACCCCCGGCAAGATAAAGATCAGGGACCACGTTACCAAGTTCTCCATGCGCCAGCGGCAGTTTGGCAAGGACCTGGCAGCAGCCCCCACCGAGGTGATGTCAGCGGAGAGCAAGGTGGCCGACTGGCTGGTCCACAACGATCCCAGCTTGATGAGGAGGAAGCCCCCCTGCGACGATGTGTACAGCACTAAGAGCGACCTGCCCGTTTACATCAAGACGCTTCAAG TCAACAGACACGAAGACGGGACCCAGAGCGACTCGGAGGACCCCATCCTGTCGGAGAAACCCAATAAGCAGACCACTCCTGAGGAGGAGCCACTTAATTCGCCACCCGAGTCTCACTCATCTCTCCAGAGCCAAACCAAACTGGAAACCCAGGAGTCACTCAACCAGCAGGCCTTCGTTATAGAGTTCTTTGACAATCCCCGCAAGAAGAGGTCGCAGTCGTTCACCCACAATTCCGTGAACGGTGATTCCTACTCCGCACTCAAAGCCAAGCTGGAAAAACGGAAAGTGGCCACAGCCTCGACGCAACACACAAGCGGGCCGGTGAAGAGTGCGGCAGGCCCCCAGAGGTCCAGCTCACTCAAACGAGAGAAGACAGAAGACCGTCTCAGCTCAGGCTCCTCCTTGTTCTCCTCCCGCACGCCAGTGACCGTGAAGCCCTTTGGCAGCGTGGGGAAGAAATCCAAGCTGGCCCAGGACTTTGCGGCAGAGTTATTGAAAGCTCAAAGTGTCACCACTCTGGCTGTCGCTACCCCCGCCTCTGAAAAACCAATCCCTCAGCCAGTGTCTGCTCCCCCAGTGATGGAGTCTGCTCCTCCCCAACTTCCAACTCCCCCTCCCGCTCAGCCTGTCTCCCCGTTTTTGACGGTTGCACCCCTGGCTGCACCTCTTGCGTTTCCCCTTGCAGTTCGGTCCCTGGACATGAAACCAGGAAAACTGGGCCGGAATGAGGAGGACGACAGCCTGAGTGATGCAGGGACCTACACCATCGAGACGGAAACACAGGACAAAGAGGTGGAGGAAGCTCGGAACATGATCGACCAG GTGTTTGGTGTTCTTGAGTCCCCTGAGTACACTGGAGTATATAGGCCCGTGATTAATGATGACAGGGAAGAACATAATAGCTGTCGTCATAGCAAAAGTAGTACTGTGGATCAAAAGGAGACTCCATTGCAGGGCTATAACCCAGCAGTCGTTAGTGGCCCACAGATTGAAGGAACCGGACAG GCTCGACACGTAGGGCCGGTTCCTCCAGGAGGGCCGAAGTGGGTATCCAGGTGGGCCAGTCTGGCAGACAGCTACGGCAACTCTGGACCCACCAGCGGCTTGCATGATCTGCAGCAGCATGGGGATGTTACAGACGGAG GTAGGAGAATCGGTCACCCGCCCATAATGAGTAGGACTGCAGAACATACAGAATCAGACAGTACCCAGTCTGCAAGAACAAGAAGACTCCTTCCTCAAGTTCCACCAGCAGAAAAGTCTGAAAGCCCCACACCCAGTATTGTAATCCGGCCGGACCCTTATCCCAGCTACGGGGTTCCTGAAAGAGGGAGTGGAACACCGCGGCAGCAGGAATCAGCTCAGAGGCTGTGCGTTCAGGATGACCTGGATCCCGACAGCCTGAGCGATGCAAGCAAGTCAGATGATGGTTCTGCAGTGCAGAAGAATAAGAAACACAGAACTGGGAGAGGCATTGACAAAACTAAACCAGAAAAGCTGTGGACTGATAACACCAATGTTCAGAGACTAGAAGAAAAACCTGCGGTGACAGGAACGAGAGCTACCTCTTTCTACATCGGATCTAAAGAGACGCCTTCAAAGCAGACCTCTGGGCATGGCCACACTGTGTCTCGAGCAGACAGTGAGCCCGAAATCTCATCCAAGCCTGCCAGTTCAACCGTTTTGGGGAAACATTTGGCCAAACTGGATGCCAAAGAAACAGGGAAACAGTCTGTCTTGGTCCAAAAGATCTGTTTGCAAGAGAAAGAAGCTGTGACTCCAAAAGAATCTTCTACTTCTTTTGTCAGACAGGAAAGCTTCACCAAAGACAGACCTAGTGATGATGTTCCAATAAACAAGCTCCCGCACATTTCTAGCCATCCAGCTCTGAAAGATCTTGATGTTAGGCACGCCTACGGTACAGATTGCAGCCAGGACACACAGCTGTTTCTCAAGGACACTGAAAATGCATTGGCGGCTTTGGAGGCAAAGTTCCATTCTCATGGGCCCCACAGATGCCAGAAATCTGAAACCTCCATAACCCAGATGGAAGACTCTTTGTCTGGTGAATCTGATGTTGACACAGCCAGTACGGTCAGCCATGtcagcagcaaaaaaaacactgtcagcGCCGTGCCGCAAAAGAGGTATATCAATAGTCTCCAAAAAGAGAAGTCCTCTTCAACGCCTTCCATCCAGGATCAGTATGGCCCAACCAGCGCTCGCGAGAGGCTCTCAGAAAAGCGCAGAACGCAAATGTCGGAGGGAGGGACCAAAGCGGACTCAACCAAGCGGTTCCAGCTGAGGCGTAGCACTGGGAACCGGGGCTCCTTGGACTTTACGGAAGATGTCCGGAGCACCAGCCTCCCATACTGGCCAGATTCCTTCTCTTCAGACCACGAATCAAGTTCCCGTCCAACAATGCGGAAGAAGCTCATCGCCCAGCCCCAGAAGGAAGACCCTAGCAAAGTCCCCAAGTCCGTGGTCTACCAGGCCCTCACCCGTTCAAACAGCTTGTCAGCACCTAGGCCTACCAGGGCATCCATGCTGCGCAGGGCCCGTCTGGGAGAGGCTTCTGATAACGAGAGTACCGAGACCGACCGTGTGTCTCTGAACTCAGACGCCTCTGGTCCTTCCAAACCTCCGACAGACAGCAAGAAGCTCTCTCGTCTGGACCTCTTGGCCATGCCAAGGAAGCGAACGGGCTCCTTCACAATGCCCAGTGACACAGAGACCTCCACGTCCAGGTCTGGCTTCTCTAATCGTAGTATGGAATTCAGCAGTTCAATTCGCAAGTCAGTTGCAGCGGAGGCCAAGCCCACAGCCAAGAGGACTCCAGGGGCAGGGGTAAAGCAGCCTGTCTCCAGGGGCCGGTCGAGCAGTGCCAGGTATTCCAGTGCTACATCCA GCTCCAGACGGCGCCAGAAGGGCTCCGATTATATCTCTACGTCAGATGAGGAGTATGAGTCCAGTCATACTTCCCCTAAACACAAACGCTCCCATGCTTCAACAGCCACGCAGACCTCCAGAGCCCAGGCTGCTGAGAGGCGCAAAGTGCAGTCCAGAGAgactgaggaagaggaggaggatgaagaggcTGACCCCTATCAACACTGGTCATCGCACAGCGCAGAGATAGCGAA GCTGAGTCAGGACCTGGCTAAAGACCTGGCGATCCTGGCCCGGGAGATCCACGATGTGGCTGGAGACGGAGACTCCCAGAGCTCTTCTGGCACTGGGCCCAGTACCTCCCTCAGCTCTGTACCCAACACCCCTGCATCAACCATGTCAGCCAGGGAAGAG AATGCATTGCCATCACCACAAGCAACCCTTTCATCACAG CTGGTCCAGCACATTCCCGAAGCCAGCTTAAACTTTCAGAAAGTCCCACCAGGTTCAACAGGGCTCAAGAAGGAACTCGACCAAAACATGAATGACCGTGACTTGAAACGTCGCTCTTGGAGCAGAGAAGAG gTCATTCTGGACAACCTGATGCTAAACCCTGTGTCGCAGCTCTCCCAAGCCATTCGAGAAAACACAGAGCAACTGGCAGA